The following coding sequences lie in one Phragmites australis chromosome 8, lpPhrAust1.1, whole genome shotgun sequence genomic window:
- the LOC133927286 gene encoding uncharacterized protein LOC133927286: MAAPWDDVGRAGNLLQLLGVDAFGLASMITQAALTARRNRDACLQLAEHVRVVEGLLRRLQMLPRLRQHPETRRPLEQLDDALRRAYLLVRSCSQEQAARSYLYQLLTGAQTAAKLRAAEEEIDRYIRLMPMIGLVATVRVEGPEEVLELDSEDSTPPPSPRLSLEEAPGSTAILVPTPTGDVPLPGIEGFEIVGEPKLGFTLRACGFTINGTTLCNFQWVRYLNDGTRQSIEGATIYDYVVTADDFDTVLAVECTPMDDNDLQGELLRTFVNGMNKIACDSDMQSEVDVCISNETALFNVFILREFSGDKWEPATVMLRRTGYQIILESTDEVVIEEEYSRTLQTKVPNGRSTQFVLVSSGGVRLLPFNTSGKTGPDNEDRDIRLRDLIVLVMRTFQKKALTLDAEEEGKS, encoded by the exons ATGGCCGCGCCGTGGGACGACGTGGGGAGGGCCGGCAATCTGCTGCAGCTGCTGGGCGTCGACGCGTTTGGGCTGGCCTCCATGATCACGCAGGCCGCGCTCACGGCGCGCCGGAACCGCGACGCGTGCCTGCAGCTGGCGGAGCACGTGCGcgtcgtggaaggcctgctgcGGAGGCTTCAGATGCTGCCCCGCCTGAGGCAGCACCCCGAGACGCGGCGCCCGCTGGAGCAGCTCGACGACGCGCTGCGCCGCGCGTACCTGCTCGTGAGGTCCTGCAGCCAGGAGCAGGCTGCGAGGAGCTACCTCTACCAGCTGCTCACGGGCGCCCAAACTGCCGCGAAGCTGCGCGCCGCCGAGGAGGAGATCGACCGCTACATCCGCCTCATGCCCATGATCGGTCTCGTCGCCACCGTCCGTGTGGAG GGCCCTGAGGAGGTGCTTGAGTTAGATAGCGAGGATTCAACCCCACCCCCAAG TCCGCGTTTATCGCTTGAAGAAGCTCCTGGATCTACTGCTATTCTGGTGCCGACACCAACAG GTGATGTTCCGTTACCTGGTATTGAGGGATTTGAAATAGTTGGTGAACCTAAACTGGGGTTTACGTTGAGAGCATGTGGTTTTACTATAAATGGTACTACTCTCTGCAATTTCCAG TGGGTTCGATATCTTAATGATGGCACCAGGCAATCTATTGAAg GTGCTACAATCTATGACTACGTGGTTACGGCAGATGACTTTGACACTGTTCTTGCTGTGGAATGCACCCCTATGGATGATAATGATCTCCAG GGTGAGCTTTTGAGGACATTCGTAAACGGAATGAACAAGATAGCCTGTG ATTCAGATATGCAGAGTGAGGTCGATGTGTGTATTTCTAACGAGACAGCtctatttaatgtttttatacTG AGAGAATTTTCTGGTGATAAATGGGAACCAGCAACAGTGATGCTTAGGAGAACTGGCTACCAGATTATACTTGAAAGCACAGATGAAGTCGTAATTGAAGAGGAATATTCACGAACTCTTCAG ACAAAAGTTCCTAATGGACGCTCTACTCAATTTGTTCTAGTAAGTTCTGGCGGTGTTAGGCTACTACCATTCAACACATCTGGAAAAACAGGGCCGGATAATGAAGATCGTGATATTAG GTTACGCGATTTAATCGTGCTGGTTATGAGAACGTTCCAGAAAAAG GCACTCACATTGGATGCTGAAGAGGAAGGCAAGTCTTAG